One Acinetobacter colistiniresistens DNA segment encodes these proteins:
- a CDS encoding 3-hydroxyacyl-CoA dehydrogenase NAD-binding domain-containing protein has protein sequence MSAIKYEKNADNIVILTLDSSGQSANTMNAEFRDSLNEVSQKLKTETDLKGIIFRSAKKTFFAGGDLDELIQVQPEHATEFFKMIEELKGDLRTIETLGVPVVAALNGTALGGGWEIALGCHYRIAINDPKTKFGLPEVTLGLLPGGGGIVRMVRLLGLQNAFPFLMEGKQFGVDKAKSLGLVHDTAENEQELLDKAIAWVKANPKSQQPFDVKGYKIPGGDPKTPAVAQVLAIAPAMLRDKTKGCYPAPEAIMAAAVEGAQVDVDTALRIESRYFTQLTVGQISKNMIGTFWHGLNAIKSGASRPAEVAKWQATKVGVLGAGMMGAGIAYSTAIKGIPVILKDVSVENAEKGKAYSQKLLDKRVSQGRMTAEKRDQVLALITATADAADLQGCDLIIEAVFENQELKAKVTQEAEQYLAEGGIFASNTSTLPITGLATASKDAQTFIGLHFFSPVDKMQLVEIIKGKQTSAETLAKAYDFVQQIAKTPIVVNDSRGFFTSRVFGTFIQEGMRLLAEGVHPAKIEMAALKAGMPVGPLAIQDEVSLTLTEHVAAETRKALQAEGKDLPKTPVDEVVHTMIHELNRKGKAAGAGFYDYPENGKKHLWDGLSRWQKDNNISEQDMIDRFLFVQALDTLRCYEEGVLESVIDANVGSIFGIGFAPWTGGAIQFLNQNGIEKSLQRAEQLADQYGERFTPPKLLREKAQQKAVIQ, from the coding sequence ATGAGCGCTATTAAATACGAAAAAAACGCGGACAATATTGTAATTCTTACTCTTGATTCATCGGGTCAATCTGCCAATACCATGAATGCAGAATTCCGTGATTCACTCAATGAAGTCAGCCAAAAGCTTAAAACAGAAACGGATCTGAAAGGCATTATTTTCCGTTCTGCCAAGAAAACCTTCTTTGCAGGCGGTGACTTGGATGAATTGATTCAAGTACAACCTGAACATGCTACTGAATTCTTCAAAATGATTGAAGAGCTCAAAGGTGACTTACGTACGATTGAAACTTTAGGTGTACCTGTTGTTGCTGCCTTAAATGGTACGGCACTGGGTGGTGGTTGGGAAATTGCGTTGGGCTGCCATTACCGTATTGCCATCAATGATCCAAAAACCAAATTTGGTTTGCCTGAAGTGACCTTAGGCTTGCTGCCAGGTGGTGGCGGTATCGTGCGTATGGTGCGTTTGTTGGGCTTACAAAATGCATTTCCATTCTTGATGGAAGGTAAGCAGTTTGGCGTGGATAAAGCAAAATCGTTGGGTCTGGTACATGACACTGCTGAAAATGAGCAAGAGCTATTAGACAAAGCCATTGCTTGGGTCAAAGCCAATCCGAAATCGCAACAACCTTTTGATGTGAAAGGCTACAAAATTCCGGGGGGCGATCCCAAAACGCCTGCAGTTGCACAAGTGCTTGCGATTGCCCCTGCGATGCTACGTGACAAAACCAAAGGTTGCTATCCTGCGCCTGAAGCGATCATGGCGGCTGCGGTTGAAGGTGCACAGGTTGATGTTGATACCGCTTTGCGTATCGAATCACGTTACTTTACTCAACTCACGGTCGGTCAGATTTCTAAAAATATGATCGGTACCTTCTGGCATGGTCTGAATGCAATCAAGTCTGGCGCGAGCCGCCCTGCTGAAGTTGCAAAATGGCAAGCGACCAAAGTCGGTGTGTTAGGTGCAGGGATGATGGGTGCAGGCATTGCCTATTCAACTGCAATCAAAGGCATTCCTGTGATCCTGAAAGATGTCTCTGTTGAAAATGCAGAAAAAGGCAAAGCTTATTCACAGAAACTTTTGGATAAACGTGTTTCACAAGGTCGTATGACGGCAGAAAAACGTGATCAAGTGCTTGCACTGATTACCGCAACAGCAGATGCAGCTGACTTACAAGGCTGTGACCTGATCATTGAAGCAGTGTTTGAGAATCAAGAACTGAAAGCCAAAGTGACCCAAGAAGCTGAACAATATTTGGCTGAAGGTGGAATCTTTGCATCGAATACCTCGACCCTGCCCATCACAGGTTTGGCGACAGCGAGTAAAGATGCTCAAACATTCATTGGGCTGCATTTCTTTAGCCCAGTGGATAAGATGCAACTGGTTGAAATTATCAAAGGCAAACAAACCTCTGCCGAAACTTTGGCCAAGGCTTATGACTTTGTTCAGCAAATTGCCAAAACTCCAATCGTGGTGAACGACAGCCGTGGCTTCTTTACCAGTCGCGTGTTTGGTACTTTCATCCAAGAAGGAATGCGTTTACTCGCAGAAGGTGTACACCCTGCCAAAATTGAAATGGCCGCATTGAAAGCAGGTATGCCGGTTGGCCCACTGGCGATCCAGGATGAAGTCTCTCTAACCTTGACTGAACATGTTGCAGCAGAAACTCGTAAAGCCCTGCAAGCGGAAGGCAAAGATTTACCAAAAACCCCAGTGGATGAGGTGGTACACACCATGATTCACGAGCTAAACCGTAAAGGCAAAGCGGCCGGTGCAGGTTTCTATGACTATCCTGAAAATGGTAAAAAACATTTATGGGATGGGCTCAGTCGCTGGCAAAAAGACAACAATATTTCTGAACAAGACATGATTGACCGTTTCCTGTTTGTGCAGGCTCTGGATACGTTGCGTTGCTATGAAGAAGGCGTATTAGAATCTGTGATTGATGCCAATGTCGGTTCGATTTTTGGAATTGGCTTTGCTCCTTGGACAGGGGGTGCGATTCAATTCCTGAATCAAAATGGCATTGAAAAATCCTTACAACGTGCTGAGCAACTAGCCGATCAATATGGTGAACGTTTCACACCACCAAAATTATTGAGAGAGAAAGCGCAACAAAAGGCAGTGATTCAATAA
- a CDS encoding acetyl-CoA C-acetyltransferase: MSEAYIIDAIRTPRGKGKKDGSLHEVKPITLLTSLLNELQQRHQLDTSKVDDIVLGCVTPIADQGGDIAKTAAIAAGWNDDVAGVQINRFCASGLEAVNLAAQKVRSGWEDVVVAGGVESMSRIPMGSDGGPWALDPETNLKSSFVPQGVGADLIATLDGYSREDVDAFAVGSQQKAAAAQAKGYFDKSVVPVKDHSGVLILEKDEFIKGNTTVEGLAKLNASFEMMGQMGFDAVALQKYPEAQKINHVHHAGNSSGIVDGAAVVLLASEKAVKEQGLKPRAKVLATALVGTDPTIMLTGPAPAARKALAKAGLTIDDIDLFEVNEAFAAVVMRFINELKVPAEKVNVNGGAIAMGHPLGATGAMILGTLLDELERQGKKRGLATLCVGGGMGIATIIELV, encoded by the coding sequence ATGAGCGAGGCCTACATTATTGATGCCATTCGCACGCCACGCGGAAAAGGAAAAAAAGATGGCTCACTGCATGAAGTCAAACCGATTACTTTACTCACATCATTATTGAATGAATTACAACAACGTCACCAACTGGATACCTCAAAAGTCGATGACATTGTTTTAGGTTGTGTCACTCCAATTGCAGATCAAGGGGGCGATATTGCCAAAACCGCTGCGATTGCCGCAGGGTGGAATGATGATGTGGCCGGCGTACAAATCAACCGTTTCTGTGCATCTGGCTTAGAAGCGGTCAATTTGGCAGCACAAAAAGTCCGTTCAGGTTGGGAAGATGTGGTAGTTGCCGGTGGCGTGGAATCCATGTCACGTATCCCAATGGGTTCTGATGGTGGTCCTTGGGCACTTGATCCTGAAACCAACTTAAAATCGTCTTTTGTGCCACAAGGTGTTGGCGCAGACTTAATTGCCACTTTAGATGGCTATAGCCGCGAAGATGTAGACGCTTTTGCCGTAGGTTCGCAGCAAAAAGCGGCTGCGGCTCAAGCCAAAGGTTATTTCGACAAATCCGTAGTGCCTGTTAAAGATCATTCAGGTGTGCTGATCTTGGAAAAAGATGAATTTATTAAAGGCAATACCACGGTTGAAGGCTTGGCAAAACTCAATGCCAGCTTTGAAATGATGGGACAAATGGGCTTCGATGCGGTTGCGCTACAGAAGTATCCTGAAGCACAAAAAATCAACCATGTACATCATGCGGGTAACTCCTCAGGCATCGTTGATGGTGCTGCGGTGGTGTTATTGGCTTCTGAAAAAGCCGTCAAAGAACAAGGTTTAAAACCACGTGCCAAAGTACTGGCAACCGCCTTGGTAGGTACAGACCCAACCATCATGCTGACAGGTCCTGCCCCTGCTGCACGTAAAGCTTTGGCCAAAGCTGGCTTAACGATTGATGACATCGATCTGTTTGAAGTCAACGAAGCCTTTGCAGCAGTCGTAATGCGTTTTATCAATGAACTCAAGGTTCCTGCCGAGAAAGTCAACGTCAATGGCGGTGCTATTGCCATGGGCCATCCATTGGGTGCGACTGGCGCGATGATTTTAGGCACTTTGCTGGATGAATTAGAGCGTCAAGGTAAAAAACGTGGCTTGGCTACCTTGTGTGTCGGTGGTGGAATGGGGATTGCCACCATTATTGAGTTGGTGTGA
- a CDS encoding agmatine deiminase family protein, whose translation MIKTKHHYAVMALILSLLGCDTSGRDVDNSTAKQDKNKMSQTYSNQVADDKMLLVLSAPSVHDPYYKSAFQRIVDFQIDYAKSILGNDNVVIVVDKDTKPYFTGKVPEDILLVDDVRDIWMRDFTTVNPMQPVQFTYTWASMTQKQSKDVQKSFSRFADRYQIQSAKTDLMIDGGNLVDDYAGRVITTTRFMEDNELSYNEAKQELKATLGATEVAILEPDEEVLAHSDGMVSWVDKNTLLVNDYSKTPAFRTTVMKELKASFPTAKIVEVPVEYKTNPKGQWEGFESACGVNLNATVTHHNIYVPTFNMPHDQKALMIIQQNTSKKVIPINAESVCPMGGSVRCLTWQVTGDNAVKLIQAARDK comes from the coding sequence ATGATAAAAACCAAGCACCACTATGCCGTGATGGCATTGATCTTGTCACTTTTGGGATGCGATACCTCGGGACGGGATGTTGATAACAGCACAGCAAAGCAGGATAAAAACAAGATGAGTCAAACCTATTCCAATCAAGTTGCTGATGACAAAATGTTGTTGGTATTGTCTGCACCTTCTGTACATGACCCTTATTACAAATCTGCTTTTCAACGGATTGTCGATTTCCAGATTGATTATGCCAAGTCCATTTTGGGTAATGATAATGTGGTGATTGTGGTCGATAAAGACACCAAACCGTATTTCACTGGCAAAGTGCCAGAAGACATTTTACTGGTGGATGATGTCCGTGATATCTGGATGCGTGATTTCACCACGGTTAATCCAATGCAACCGGTGCAATTTACTTATACGTGGGCGTCGATGACGCAGAAGCAAAGTAAAGATGTGCAAAAAAGCTTTAGTCGTTTTGCAGATCGCTATCAGATTCAAAGCGCCAAAACTGATTTGATGATTGATGGGGGGAATTTGGTTGATGACTATGCGGGTCGTGTGATTACCACCACACGTTTCATGGAAGATAATGAACTGAGTTATAACGAGGCCAAACAAGAGTTAAAAGCCACGTTGGGTGCAACCGAAGTTGCCATTTTAGAACCAGATGAAGAAGTACTAGCACATTCGGATGGCATGGTCAGTTGGGTAGATAAAAATACCTTGTTGGTGAATGACTATTCAAAAACGCCTGCATTTAGAACAACGGTGATGAAGGAGTTAAAAGCTTCATTTCCAACTGCAAAAATTGTCGAAGTGCCTGTGGAATATAAAACTAATCCCAAAGGGCAATGGGAAGGTTTTGAGTCGGCTTGTGGGGTGAATTTAAATGCCACGGTCACGCATCATAATATTTATGTGCCGACCTTTAATATGCCGCATGATCAAAAAGCACTTATGATTATCCAGCAAAATACCAGTAAGAAAGTTATTCCTATAAATGCCGAAAGTGTTTGTCCAATGGGCGGTAGTGTGCGTTGTCTGACTTGGCAGGTAACTGGAGACAATGCCGTGAAACTTATTCAAGCGGCGAGAGATAAGTGA
- a CDS encoding shikimate kinase, with translation MKFINVVGTSAAGKTTFARQLAQKLGLSYIEMDDLFWLDDWQETPDHEFFAKLQHQMDQAAGGWVLDGNYSRTQDLKLKYIDTIIWLDYSFSLNLYRSVKRAISRAVTQKRLWENSNNRESFKTSFLSKDSIILWMITHHAQNRKKYLAMMNDARYQHIQFIRLTSPKQTAVFLNEMDTHLFNL, from the coding sequence ATGAAGTTTATCAATGTCGTCGGTACATCTGCTGCTGGAAAAACCACTTTTGCTCGTCAACTTGCTCAAAAGCTAGGATTGTCTTACATTGAAATGGATGATTTATTTTGGCTGGATGATTGGCAAGAAACACCTGATCATGAGTTTTTTGCTAAATTACAACATCAAATGGATCAAGCCGCTGGTGGATGGGTGCTTGATGGTAATTATTCTCGAACTCAAGATTTGAAGCTTAAATATATTGATACGATTATTTGGCTGGATTATTCATTTTCGTTAAATCTGTACCGCTCAGTTAAAAGAGCAATTAGTCGAGCGGTGACACAAAAAAGATTATGGGAAAATTCCAATAATCGAGAAAGTTTCAAGACCAGTTTTCTGTCTAAGGATTCGATTATTTTATGGATGATTACCCATCATGCTCAAAATCGTAAAAAGTATTTGGCGATGATGAATGATGCTCGATATCAGCATATCCAGTTTATTCGTTTGACTTCGCCAAAACAGACAGCAGTATTTTTAAACGAGATGGATACTCATTTATTTAACTTGTAG